A stretch of DNA from Piliocolobus tephrosceles isolate RC106 chromosome 21, ASM277652v3, whole genome shotgun sequence:
GGAACAGAGCCAAGCTCTCCCAATCATCACCTTCTTCCCAAGCCAGGAGCTGGAGCTCAGCCCAAGAGCGGAAGGAGAGGCAGCTGGGGCTGGGCCGAGAGAATGCCCTGGTCATGGGGAAGGCACAGGAGGCCAAGAATGCTCGGCCTGCAGTTAGTGAGAAGCAGGCTAGACCTCAGGGAATCGGGCCGGAGAGTGGGGAGAGGTCTCCGGCTCAGGCCCTGAGCAGCGCTTCTCTTGGGGGTCGTGGCCAGGATCCTTCAGGTCGCCCTGGGTAAACACAACCTGAGGAGGTGGGAGGCCACCCAGCAGGTGCTGCGCGTGGTTCGCCAGGTGACGCACCCCGACTACAACTCCCGGACCCACGAAAACGACCTCATGCTGCTGCGGCTCCAGCAGCCCGCGCGGATCGGGAGGGCAGTCAGGCCCATTGAGGTCGCCCAGGCCTGTGCCAGCTCCGGGACCTCTTGCCGAGTGTCAGGCTGGGGAACTATATCCAGTCCCATCGGTGAGGACTCCTGCGTCTTGGAAAGCAGGGGGCTGGGCCTgggctcctgggtctgagggaggaggggctgggcctgggctcctgggtctgagggggggggggctggggctgggctcctgggtctgagggaggaggggctgggggcctggactcctgggtctgagggaggaggggctggggggcaTGGACTCCTGGGTCTGTGGGAGGAGGGAGCTGGACCTGGacccctgggtctgagggaggagggactggggtctggactcctgggtctgaggaaggaggggctgggcctggactCCTAGGTCTgagggaagaggggctgggggcctggacacTTGGGTCTTATGGGAGGGTAGACCCAGTCGTAATCCTGCAGTGCTCCCCCAGCCAGGTACCCCGCCTCTCTGAAATGTGTGAACATCAACATCTCACCGGATGAGGTGTGCCAGAAGGCCTATTCtaaagccatcacacctggcatgGTCTGTGCAGGAGTTCCCCAGGGCGGGAAGGACTCTTGTCAGGTAAGGCTCAGGATGGGAGCTGAGGGAGGGATTATTTGGGACTGGGATTTAGGCAGACGATATCAGGAGCATGGAAGTCTGCAGAGGTCTTCAAAAGAGAGTGAGCCGCAGGGACGGAGAGATTCCGATAGCCAGGCTACCCTGTTTCCTagccctgtgcctcctgggtAATGGACTCAAAGcattcaggcctcagtttcctcgtctgtcaGGCGGGGATAACCCTCTTAGGGTAGTTGGTGGAGTACGATGAGGCAGGTTGGGGAAAGATCGCAGAGTGGCATCTGCTCATATGGGTCTGGGAAAGGCTGTGCTGAGGCTTCTAGAAATCTGAATGCATCCTTGAGAGAGGCAGAGGCggggaaatagaaaaagagagacacacAGGTGTTCTACAGATGGAGCGAACAGAGAGGGGCCGGTGAGACTCAAGGGACAGGCAGGTGCACAcagagacagagccagacccagTGGAGAGGGAAGGCAGTGCCCTGACCTCTGGGACTGAGACCTCAGAGCTGGGGCAGGACTGTGTCCCTAACTGTCCACCGCAGAGTCTCTTCCTGTCTCCCtatctctgcttcttgggttctcTGTGCCGTGGCTCTAGCCACCTGTCCATCGGTGTCTCTACCTCTGTTCCTCCCCCTCAGGGGGATTCTGGGGGACCCCTGGTGTGCAGAGGACAGCTCCAGGGCCTTGTGTCTTGGGGAATGGAGCGCTGCGCCCTGCCTGGCTACCCTGGTGTCTACACCAACCTGTGCAAGTACCGAAGCTGGATTGAGGAAACGATGCGGCACAAATGATGGTCTTCACGGTGGGATGGACCTCGTCAGCTGCCCAGGCCCTCCTCGCTCCActcaggccccagcccctcctccctcagacccaggagtccaggcccagcccctcctccctcagacccaggagccccagtccccagcccctcctccctcagacccaggagtccaggcccagcccctcctccctcacacccaggagtccaggcccccagcccctcctccctcagacccggGAGTCCANNNNNNNNNNNNNNNNNNNNNNNNNNNNNNNNNNNNNNNNNNNNNNNNNNNNNNNNNNNNNNNNNNNNNNNNNNNNNNNNNNNNNNNNNNNNNNNNNNNNcctcctccctcagacccaggagtccaggccacagctcctcctccctcagacccaggagtccaggccacAGCTCCTCCTTCCTCAGATCCAGCAGCCCacgccccagcccctcctccctcaaaCCCAGGAGCCCCAGTCCccagtccctcctccctcagacccaggaggaCAGGCCCAGCTACTCCTGCCTCAGACCCAGAAGCCCCAGTCCCCAGCATCCTGATCTTTACTCCGGCTCTGATCTCTCCTTTCCCAGATCAATTGCTTCAAGC
This window harbors:
- the KLK14 gene encoding kallikrein-14; this encodes MSLRVLGSGTWSSAPKMFLLLTALQVLAIDMTRSQEDENKIIGGYTCTRSSQPWQAALLAGPGRHFLCGGALLSDQWVITAAHCGRPILQVALGKHNLRRWEATQQVLRVVRQVTHPDYNSRTHENDLMLLRLQQPARIGRAVRPIEVAQACASSGTSCRVSGWGTISSPIARYPASLKCVNINISPDEVCQKAYSKAITPGMVCAGVPQGGKDSCQGDSGGPLVCRGQLQGLVSWGMERCALPGYPGVYTNLCKYRSWIEETMRHK